A window of the Streptomyces sp. Ag109_O5-10 genome harbors these coding sequences:
- a CDS encoding carbohydrate ABC transporter permease, whose product MTTTTTAVQEPARVNSPGAAGGSGRRPGRIRRIGLPYLLLLPALLLELLVHLIPMVIGVVMSFKELTQFYIRDWTTAPWAGFDNYKLSVEFNAPIGKALLHSFFVTVAFTLLSVGLCWLIGTAAAVFMQDTFKGRGLLRALFLVPYALPVYAAVITWVFMFQHDNGLVNHVLHDQLHLTDQPSFWLIGDNSFYALLIVSVWKGWPFAFLIVMAGLQNIPRELYEAAALDGAGLWQQIRRITLPSLRPVNQVLVLVLFLWTFNDFNTPYVLFGKSAPEAADLISVHIYQASFVTWNFGTGSAMSVLLLLFLLVVTGVYLVFTSRGRRTSDV is encoded by the coding sequence ATGACGACCACCACCACCGCTGTGCAAGAACCGGCGCGGGTGAACTCCCCCGGGGCGGCGGGCGGCTCGGGCCGCCGCCCCGGGCGGATCCGCCGCATCGGACTGCCCTACCTGCTGCTCCTGCCCGCCCTGCTCCTCGAACTCCTCGTCCACCTCATCCCGATGGTCATCGGCGTCGTGATGAGCTTCAAGGAGCTCACCCAGTTCTACATCCGCGACTGGACCACCGCCCCTTGGGCCGGATTCGACAACTACAAGCTGTCGGTCGAGTTCAACGCCCCCATCGGCAAGGCCCTGCTGCACTCGTTCTTCGTCACCGTCGCCTTCACCCTGCTCTCCGTCGGCCTGTGCTGGCTGATCGGCACCGCGGCCGCGGTGTTCATGCAGGACACCTTCAAGGGCCGCGGCCTGCTGCGCGCCCTGTTCCTGGTGCCGTACGCGCTGCCCGTCTACGCGGCCGTCATCACCTGGGTGTTCATGTTCCAGCACGACAACGGCCTGGTGAACCACGTCCTGCACGACCAGCTGCACCTCACCGACCAGCCGTCCTTCTGGCTGATCGGCGACAACAGCTTCTACGCGCTGCTGATCGTGTCGGTGTGGAAGGGCTGGCCGTTCGCCTTCCTGATCGTGATGGCCGGCCTGCAGAACATCCCGCGCGAGCTGTACGAGGCGGCCGCCCTGGACGGCGCCGGCCTGTGGCAGCAGATCCGCCGCATCACCCTGCCGTCACTGCGCCCGGTCAACCAGGTGCTGGTCCTGGTCCTGTTCCTGTGGACGTTCAACGACTTCAACACGCCGTACGTGCTGTTCGGGAAGTCCGCGCCGGAGGCCGCCGACCTCATCTCGGTCCACATCTACCAGGCCTCCTTCGTCACCTGGAACTTCGGCACCGGCTCGGCGATGTCCGTGCTCCTGCTGCTATTCCTGCTGGTGGTGACCGGCGTGTACCTGGTGTTCACCTCGCGCGGACGGAGGACCTCGGATGTCTAG
- a CDS encoding carbohydrate binding domain-containing protein codes for MHLARFAASACALALAATGVTVALAPAGSAAGSSVYSVAPYVDMSNGQEGLLDTAITGHGLKAYTAAFVLGEGCTQIWGDTLPIGNDSYTDPEIARAKSEGASVIISSGGASGEPLAWTCSTQSSIDAGYQAIINDYGVTQLDFDVEGAAIADTAAAARQMQAMKDLKASNPNLRFSMTLPVLTSGLTNDGVNILKAAKTAGIKIDVVNIMAMDYYAGTGTEMGQGAVSAARATLAQMQSVDSGYTYANLGITPMIGKNDDGSTFTLADAQTVESFAAQNGVGRLSFWSANRDQPCSGSANSLSTCSEISQNTLAFTDAFVPYEGSTGGGGGGTTTDFSLSLSPGSASVAQGGSATATVGTAVTSGSAESVSLSASGAPSGVGLSFSPASVTSGGSSTLTATVGSSVAAGTYPITVTGTAASGSHSATYSLTVTSSGGGGGGGSLVNAGFETGSPSPWTCTGGSAVVSGPVHSGSHSLQVTPSSSSTGECDQSVTLSANHTYTLTAWVQGPYAYIGVSGGATASTWSNSGSWNQLTVSFTTGGSGAVTVYVHGWYGQSSVAADDFTLR; via the coding sequence ATGCACCTGGCAAGATTCGCGGCCTCCGCGTGTGCGCTCGCACTCGCGGCCACCGGCGTCACCGTCGCGCTGGCCCCGGCCGGCAGCGCCGCGGGGAGCAGCGTCTACTCCGTCGCTCCCTACGTCGACATGTCGAACGGTCAGGAAGGACTGCTCGACACCGCCATCACGGGACACGGGCTCAAGGCCTACACGGCGGCCTTCGTCCTCGGCGAGGGCTGCACCCAGATCTGGGGCGACACGCTCCCCATCGGCAACGACTCCTACACCGACCCCGAGATCGCCAGGGCGAAGTCCGAGGGCGCCTCCGTCATCATCTCCTCCGGCGGGGCGAGCGGTGAGCCGCTCGCCTGGACGTGCTCGACCCAGAGCAGCATCGACGCCGGGTACCAGGCCATCATCAACGACTACGGCGTCACCCAGCTCGACTTCGACGTCGAGGGCGCCGCCATCGCGGACACCGCGGCCGCGGCCCGTCAGATGCAGGCGATGAAGGACCTCAAGGCGTCCAACCCGAACCTCCGGTTCTCCATGACCCTGCCGGTGCTGACGAGCGGGCTGACCAACGACGGCGTCAACATCCTCAAGGCCGCGAAGACCGCGGGCATCAAGATCGACGTGGTCAACATCATGGCCATGGACTACTACGCGGGCACCGGCACCGAGATGGGCCAGGGCGCGGTCTCCGCGGCCAGGGCCACGCTCGCGCAGATGCAGTCCGTGGACTCCGGTTACACCTACGCCAACCTCGGCATCACGCCGATGATCGGCAAGAACGACGACGGCTCCACCTTCACGCTCGCGGACGCCCAGACGGTGGAGTCCTTCGCCGCGCAGAACGGCGTCGGACGGCTGTCGTTCTGGTCGGCCAACCGGGACCAGCCGTGCAGCGGCAGCGCCAACTCGCTCTCCACGTGCAGTGAGATCAGCCAGAACACGCTCGCCTTCACCGACGCGTTCGTGCCCTACGAGGGCAGCACGGGTGGTGGCGGAGGAGGCACCACCACCGACTTCTCGCTGTCCCTGTCGCCGGGTTCGGCCTCGGTCGCCCAGGGCGGTTCGGCGACCGCGACCGTCGGCACGGCCGTCACCTCCGGCAGCGCCGAGTCCGTCAGCCTCTCCGCCTCCGGCGCGCCCTCCGGCGTCGGCCTCTCCTTCAGCCCCGCCTCCGTGACGTCCGGCGGCAGTTCGACGCTGACGGCGACGGTCGGCTCGTCCGTGGCCGCGGGCACCTACCCGATCACCGTCACCGGCACGGCCGCGAGCGGCAGCCACAGCGCGACCTACTCGCTCACGGTCACCTCCTCCGGCGGGGGCGGTGGCGGCGGCTCACTGGTCAACGCGGGCTTCGAGACCGGCAGTCCGAGCCCCTGGACCTGCACGGGCGGCAGCGCGGTGGTCTCCGGCCCGGTCCACAGCGGCAGCCACAGCCTGCAGGTCACGCCGAGCTCCAGCAGCACCGGCGAGTGCGACCAGAGCGTGACCCTGTCCGCCAACCACACCTACACCCTCACCGCCTGGGTGCAGGGCCCGTACGCCTACATCGGGGTCAGCGGCGGCGCCACCGCGAGCACCTGGTCCAACAGCGGCAGCTGGAACCAGCTCACGGTCAGCTTCACCACCGGCGGCAGCGGGGCGGTCACCGTCTACGTGCACGGCTGGTACGGCCAGTCCAGTGTCGCCGCGGACGACTTCACCCTGCGCTGA
- a CDS encoding discoidin domain-containing protein — MPTRIPRTVLAALAAAALLTSGTILAAPASSAATAVTWDTDRANTAYAANPNAVTASGYENAGTTPAMAFDGNGATRWSSNFADTAWIEIDLGTTIRIDSVVLDWEAAYGKRYVLEASKNGTDWTPFYTETAGTGGSVTAHTYPQEVTGRYVRMRGIERATPYGYSLWNFKVYGGEPAPASSTVTNLALNHPAYSNLYQHAGNSPAFATDGGWPADLKGDSTRWSSDWNADRWISVDLGARSTISSVDLYWESAYAVDYLLQVSDDNTNWRTVYEPSAAAIASRRANVAAPGDAVGLHDTVTLSSPATGRYVRMLGKERRSFYNPAPYTAQFGYSLYEFQVWGTGGSASAAYPALPGDQSGTYQTTFFDDFTGSALDRSKWRVVRTGTEMGSVNGEAQAYVDSPDNIRTQNGELVLKAKYCKGCTQAGGGTYDFTSGRIDTNTHFDFTYGKVSARMKLPVGDGFWPAFWLLGSNVDDPSVSWPASGETDIMENIGYPTWTSTALHGPGYSADGNIGARQTFPNGGTVDQWHTYAVEWTPTAMRFYVDDTLVQETTRNVLESTRGQWVYDHNQYVILNLALGGAYPAGWNQATTPYWGLPQSSVDKIAAGGVQAEVDWVRVEQKR; from the coding sequence ATGCCGACCCGCATCCCCCGTACCGTCCTGGCCGCCCTCGCGGCAGCCGCCCTGCTGACCTCGGGCACGATCCTGGCCGCCCCGGCCTCCTCGGCCGCCACCGCCGTGACCTGGGACACCGACCGCGCGAACACCGCCTACGCCGCCAACCCGAACGCCGTCACCGCCTCCGGCTACGAGAACGCGGGCACCACCCCGGCCATGGCCTTCGACGGCAACGGCGCGACCCGCTGGTCCAGCAACTTCGCCGACACCGCGTGGATCGAGATCGACCTCGGCACCACGATCCGGATCGACAGCGTGGTCCTCGACTGGGAGGCCGCGTACGGCAAGAGGTACGTCCTGGAGGCCTCGAAGAACGGCACGGACTGGACGCCCTTCTACACCGAGACCGCGGGCACCGGCGGCTCGGTCACCGCGCACACCTACCCGCAGGAGGTCACCGGCCGCTACGTCCGGATGCGCGGCATCGAGCGCGCGACCCCCTACGGCTACTCGCTCTGGAACTTCAAGGTCTACGGCGGCGAACCGGCCCCCGCCTCCTCGACCGTCACCAACCTCGCCCTGAACCACCCCGCGTACTCCAACCTCTACCAGCACGCGGGCAACTCACCGGCGTTCGCCACCGACGGCGGCTGGCCTGCGGACCTGAAGGGCGACTCCACCCGCTGGTCCAGCGACTGGAACGCCGACCGCTGGATCTCCGTCGACCTGGGCGCCCGGTCCACGATCTCCTCCGTGGATCTCTACTGGGAGTCGGCGTACGCCGTCGACTACCTCCTCCAGGTCTCCGACGACAACACCAACTGGCGCACGGTGTACGAGCCGTCGGCCGCGGCCATCGCCTCCCGCCGCGCGAACGTCGCCGCTCCCGGGGACGCGGTGGGCCTGCACGACACCGTCACCCTCTCCTCGCCGGCCACCGGGCGCTACGTCCGCATGCTCGGCAAGGAGCGCCGCAGCTTCTACAACCCGGCTCCCTACACCGCGCAGTTCGGCTACTCCCTCTACGAGTTCCAGGTCTGGGGCACCGGCGGCAGCGCCTCGGCCGCCTATCCGGCCCTTCCCGGCGACCAGTCCGGCACCTACCAGACGACGTTCTTCGACGACTTCACCGGCTCCGCGCTCGACCGCTCCAAGTGGCGGGTCGTGCGCACCGGCACCGAGATGGGCTCGGTCAACGGCGAGGCCCAGGCGTACGTCGACTCGCCCGACAACATCCGGACCCAGAACGGCGAGCTGGTCCTCAAGGCGAAGTACTGCAAGGGCTGCACCCAGGCGGGTGGCGGCACCTACGACTTCACCTCGGGCCGCATCGACACCAACACCCACTTCGACTTCACCTACGGCAAGGTCAGCGCCCGCATGAAGCTCCCGGTGGGCGACGGCTTCTGGCCCGCCTTCTGGCTGCTCGGCAGCAACGTCGACGACCCGTCCGTCTCCTGGCCCGCCTCCGGCGAGACCGACATCATGGAGAACATCGGCTACCCGACTTGGACCAGCACCGCCCTGCACGGCCCCGGCTACTCCGCCGACGGCAACATCGGTGCCCGCCAGACCTTCCCCAACGGCGGCACCGTCGACCAGTGGCACACCTACGCGGTCGAGTGGACGCCGACGGCGATGCGCTTCTACGTCGATGACACCCTGGTCCAGGAGACGACCCGCAACGTCCTGGAGTCGACCCGCGGGCAGTGGGTCTACGACCACAACCAGTACGTCATCCTCAACCTCGCCCTCGGCGGCGCCTACCCCGCCGGCTGGAACCAGGCCACCACGCCCTACTGGGGCCTCCCGCAGTCCAGCGTGGACAAGATCGCGGCCGGCGGAGTGCAGGCGGAGGTGGACTGGGTGCGGGTGGAGCAGAAGAGGTAG
- a CDS encoding carbohydrate ABC transporter permease, with the protein MAPPRSFLWSRRIFLTLLTGFVLIPVYVMISSSLKPLSDVTGKFRWLPSGLTIRPYIDIWSTIPLARYFVNSLIVSVAATVCSVVVAVFAAYAVSRYEFRGKRVFTVTVLSTQMFPGILFLLPLFLLYVNIGNATGIALFGSRGGLILTYLTFSLPFSIWMLIGYFDSVPRDLDEAALVDGCGPLGALLRIVVPAAVPGIVAVAVYAFMTAWGEVLFASVMTNDTTRTLAVGLQGYSTLNNVYWNQIMAASLVVSVPVVAGFLLLQRYLVAGLTAGAVK; encoded by the coding sequence ATGGCCCCGCCGCGGTCCTTCCTCTGGTCCCGGCGGATCTTCCTCACGCTGCTCACCGGGTTCGTGCTGATCCCCGTGTACGTGATGATCTCCAGCTCGCTCAAGCCGCTCTCGGACGTCACCGGCAAGTTCCGCTGGCTGCCGAGCGGGCTGACGATCCGCCCGTACATCGACATCTGGTCGACGATCCCGCTCGCCCGGTACTTCGTGAACTCGCTGATCGTGTCGGTCGCGGCCACCGTCTGCTCGGTCGTCGTCGCGGTGTTCGCCGCCTACGCGGTGAGCCGTTACGAGTTCCGCGGCAAGCGCGTCTTCACGGTCACCGTGCTGTCCACGCAGATGTTCCCGGGCATCCTCTTCCTGCTGCCCCTGTTCCTGCTGTACGTCAACATCGGCAACGCCACCGGCATCGCCCTGTTCGGCTCCCGCGGCGGCCTGATCCTCACCTACCTGACGTTCTCGCTGCCGTTCTCGATCTGGATGCTGATCGGGTACTTCGACTCGGTCCCGCGGGACCTGGACGAGGCGGCCCTGGTGGACGGCTGCGGGCCGCTCGGCGCGCTGCTGCGGATCGTCGTACCCGCGGCGGTCCCCGGCATCGTCGCGGTCGCCGTCTACGCCTTCATGACCGCCTGGGGCGAGGTGCTGTTCGCGTCGGTGATGACCAACGACACCACCCGCACCCTGGCCGTCGGCCTCCAGGGCTACTCCACGCTCAACAACGTGTACTGGAACCAGATCATGGCCGCCTCGCTCGTGGTGAGCGTCCCCGTCGTGGCCGGCTTCCTGCTCCTCCAGCGCTACCTCGTCGCCGGGCTGACCGCGGGCGCCGTCAAGTGA
- the fusA gene encoding elongation factor G codes for MRTELRTNPANPLAAVRNLGILAHVDAGKTTVTERILFATGTIHRRGEVHDGTTVTDFDPQERDRGITIFAAAVSCAWDGHRVNLIDTPGHVDFADEVERSLRVLDGAIAVFDAVAGVEPQSESVWRQADRHGVPRIAFVNKLDRAGADLDRAVESIRTRLHPAPLVVQLPIGTEDGFTGVVDLVRRRALVWADDGGTATVGPVPRELREPADRRRHALEEAVAALHPGALDEFCAPPGGLSDATLAGALRDLTLSGEGVVVLCGSAYRNRGIEPLLDAAVAYLPAPSEVPAVRGTHQGTEQRRPADPEGPFAALAFKVTATATGRLTHVRVYSGTIEKGDTVWDPATRRTERVARILRVMADRHEPLDRAVAGDIVAVVGLRSARPGATLCAPDAPLLLEPPAAAEPVVSVAVEARRRTDTGRLAQALARLAEEDPSLAVRTDTETGQTVLSGMGELHLEVAVEKIRRDGGPEVTVGRPRVALRETVARGVTGFVYRHVHQTGGAGQFAHVVLDVEALGHEGEYAAGFEFRSAVTGGRVPQEYVRAVEAGCRDALAEGPLGGHPVTGLRVTLTDGSTHVKDSSDTAFRTAGRLGLREALRACAMTLLEPVAEVTVTVPEDAVGGVLGDLAARRGRVTGSAARGGVAVLTATVPLAELFGYATRLRGRTRGRGTFTARPSGHAPAPPAR; via the coding sequence ATGCGCACCGAACTCCGCACGAACCCCGCCAACCCCCTTGCCGCCGTCCGCAACCTGGGCATCCTCGCCCACGTCGACGCCGGGAAGACCACCGTCACCGAACGTATCCTCTTCGCCACCGGCACCATCCACAGACGCGGCGAGGTCCACGACGGCACCACCGTCACCGACTTCGACCCGCAGGAACGCGACCGCGGCATCACCATCTTCGCCGCGGCCGTCAGCTGCGCCTGGGACGGTCACCGCGTCAACCTCATCGACACCCCCGGCCACGTCGACTTCGCCGACGAGGTCGAACGCTCCCTGCGCGTCCTCGACGGCGCGATCGCCGTGTTCGACGCGGTCGCCGGCGTCGAGCCGCAGAGCGAGTCGGTGTGGCGGCAGGCCGACCGGCACGGCGTTCCCAGGATCGCCTTCGTCAACAAGCTCGACCGCGCCGGCGCCGACCTCGACCGCGCCGTCGAGTCGATCCGCACCCGTCTGCACCCGGCCCCGCTCGTCGTCCAGTTGCCCATCGGCACGGAGGACGGCTTCACCGGCGTCGTCGACCTCGTGCGCAGGCGCGCGCTGGTCTGGGCGGACGACGGCGGTACGGCGACGGTGGGCCCCGTCCCGCGCGAACTGCGGGAGCCGGCGGACCGGCGCCGGCACGCGCTGGAGGAGGCGGTGGCCGCGCTGCACCCGGGCGCGCTGGACGAGTTCTGCGCGCCGCCCGGCGGGCTGTCCGACGCCACCCTGGCCGGTGCCCTGCGCGACCTCACCCTGAGCGGCGAGGGCGTCGTGGTGCTGTGCGGCTCCGCCTACCGCAACCGCGGCATCGAACCGCTCCTGGACGCGGCCGTGGCCTACCTGCCCGCGCCGTCCGAGGTCCCCGCCGTGCGCGGTACCCACCAGGGCACCGAGCAGCGGCGGCCCGCCGACCCCGAGGGGCCGTTCGCGGCGCTCGCGTTCAAGGTGACCGCGACCGCCACCGGACGCCTCACCCACGTCCGGGTCTACTCCGGCACGATCGAGAAGGGAGACACCGTGTGGGACCCGGCGACGCGCCGCACCGAACGCGTGGCGCGCATCCTCCGCGTCATGGCCGACCGGCACGAACCCCTGGACCGGGCGGTGGCCGGTGACATCGTCGCCGTCGTCGGGCTGCGGTCGGCCCGCCCCGGCGCCACGCTGTGCGCCCCGGACGCCCCGCTGCTCCTGGAACCGCCGGCCGCCGCGGAACCGGTGGTCTCGGTCGCCGTCGAGGCCCGCCGCCGTACCGACACCGGCCGGCTGGCGCAGGCGCTGGCCCGGCTGGCCGAGGAGGACCCCTCGCTGGCGGTGCGCACCGACACCGAGACCGGGCAGACCGTGCTGTCCGGGATGGGCGAACTGCACCTGGAGGTCGCGGTGGAGAAGATCCGCCGGGACGGCGGCCCCGAGGTGACGGTGGGCCGGCCGCGGGTCGCCCTGCGGGAGACCGTGGCCCGCGGGGTGACCGGCTTCGTTTACCGGCACGTCCACCAGACCGGCGGGGCGGGCCAGTTCGCGCACGTCGTCCTGGACGTCGAGGCGCTCGGGCACGAAGGCGAGTACGCGGCGGGCTTCGAGTTCCGGTCGGCGGTCACCGGCGGGCGGGTGCCGCAGGAGTACGTCCGCGCGGTCGAGGCCGGCTGCCGGGACGCCCTCGCCGAGGGGCCGCTCGGCGGGCATCCGGTCACCGGACTGCGGGTCACCCTGACCGACGGCTCGACGCACGTGAAGGACTCCTCCGACACGGCGTTCCGTACGGCGGGGCGGCTCGGTCTCCGGGAGGCCCTGCGGGCCTGCGCGATGACGCTGCTCGAGCCGGTCGCCGAGGTCACGGTCACCGTGCCCGAGGACGCGGTGGGCGGCGTGCTCGGCGACCTGGCCGCCCGGCGCGGCCGGGTCACCGGTTCCGCGGCGCGGGGCGGCGTGGCGGTGCTCACCGCCACCGTGCCGCTGGCCGAACTCTTCGGTTACGCGACCCGGCTGCGCGGCCGCACCCGGGGCCGCGGCACCTTCACCGCCCGCCCGTCGGGCCACGCACCGGCCCCGCCGGCCCGGTGA
- a CDS encoding GH1 family beta-glucosidase, producing the protein MTIDLAALPHDFLWGTATAAYQIEGAVAEDGRAPSIWDTFSHTPGKIDNDDNGDVACDHYHRWREDIDLMRQLGANAYRLSVAWPRVRPGGDGPVNAKGLDFYDELIDALLAAGITPSVTLYHWDLPQALQDRGGWPERATAEHFAAYASVVAERLGDRVKHWTTLNEPSCSAWIGHLEGKMAPGWTDLTAAVRASYHLLLGHGLAAQAIRAAAPGAEVGIVNNLSTVFAASDRPEDAAAVRRHDGHVNRWWLDPVHGRGFPADMVETYGVELPERPGDLATIATPLDWLGLNYYFPAYIENDPDGPAPYARSVYRPGVPRTGMDWEIDASGIETLLLRLTEEYGARKIYVTENGSAYPDVVRPDGTIDDPERQEYLVGHLAACASAARKGAPLAGYFAWSLLDNFEWAYGYDKRFGLVHVDYKTQVRTIKGSGHRYADIIRDHRGQARRAA; encoded by the coding sequence GTGACCATCGACCTCGCCGCCCTCCCGCACGACTTCCTGTGGGGCACGGCAACCGCGGCGTACCAGATCGAGGGAGCCGTCGCCGAGGACGGCCGTGCACCCTCCATCTGGGACACCTTCTCGCACACCCCGGGGAAGATCGACAACGACGACAACGGCGACGTCGCGTGCGACCACTACCACCGCTGGCGCGAGGACATCGACCTGATGCGGCAACTGGGCGCCAACGCCTACCGGCTGTCGGTCGCCTGGCCGCGCGTGCGGCCCGGCGGCGACGGCCCGGTCAACGCCAAGGGCCTCGACTTCTACGACGAGCTGATCGACGCCCTGCTGGCGGCCGGCATCACCCCGTCGGTCACCCTCTACCACTGGGACCTGCCGCAGGCCCTCCAGGACCGGGGCGGCTGGCCCGAGCGGGCGACCGCCGAGCACTTCGCCGCGTACGCCTCCGTGGTCGCCGAACGCCTCGGTGACCGGGTCAAGCACTGGACCACCCTCAACGAGCCGTCCTGCTCCGCCTGGATCGGTCATCTGGAGGGCAAGATGGCCCCCGGCTGGACCGACCTCACGGCCGCCGTCCGGGCCTCCTACCACCTGCTCCTCGGCCACGGCCTGGCCGCCCAGGCGATCCGGGCCGCCGCGCCCGGCGCCGAGGTCGGCATCGTGAACAACCTCTCCACCGTGTTCGCCGCCTCGGACCGCCCCGAGGACGCGGCCGCCGTCCGCCGCCACGACGGGCACGTCAACCGCTGGTGGCTGGACCCGGTGCACGGCCGCGGCTTCCCGGCCGACATGGTCGAGACCTACGGCGTCGAACTCCCCGAGCGCCCCGGCGACCTGGCGACCATCGCCACCCCGCTCGACTGGCTGGGCCTGAACTACTACTTCCCGGCCTACATCGAGAACGACCCGGACGGCCCCGCGCCCTACGCCCGTTCGGTCTACCGTCCCGGCGTCCCGCGCACCGGCATGGACTGGGAGATCGACGCGAGCGGCATCGAGACGCTGCTGCTGCGCCTCACCGAGGAGTACGGCGCCCGCAAGATCTACGTGACCGAGAACGGCTCGGCCTACCCGGACGTGGTCCGCCCCGACGGCACGATCGACGACCCGGAGCGCCAGGAGTACCTGGTCGGCCACCTGGCGGCCTGCGCCTCGGCGGCCCGCAAGGGTGCCCCGCTGGCCGGCTACTTCGCCTGGTCGCTGCTGGACAACTTCGAGTGGGCGTACGGCTACGACAAGCGCTTCGGCCTGGTCCACGTCGACTACAAGACCCAGGTCCGCACCATCAAGGGCAGCGGCCACCGGTACGCGGACATCATCCGCGACCACCGGGGACAGGCCCGCCGGGCGGCCTGA
- a CDS encoding ABC transporter substrate-binding protein → MRSIRAAAVGAVTMSLALAATACGGGSSTGGGSNDSPKTLTYWASNQGASIEIDKKVLQPELDKFQKQTGIKVKLEVVPWSDLLNRILTATTSGQGPDVLNIGNTWSASLQATGALLPWDAKNFDKIGGKDRFVDSALGSTGAEGKDPAAVPLYSMAYALYYNKKIFADAGIAKPPATWDELIADGKKISAKGKSVLGAEGGNVSENIHHVFVFAKQHGADFFTADGKPNFTDDNVVAAVKQYVDLMAKDKVIPTGDAEYAQNQSVSDFAKGKQAMLLWQSASSNLKSQGMSDSDYGIAPVPVQSGTPGTGTQVNSAVMGINMAVFKNTKNLDGATKFVKFMTSDAEQKILNTAYTSIPPVKSVQAEATFSTPANAVLKDTLATSAAALPQVAAESQFETTVGTAVKNLFADAAAGRTITTDTVKAELEKAQQQMPAA, encoded by the coding sequence ATGCGCAGCATCCGAGCCGCGGCCGTAGGCGCCGTCACCATGTCTCTCGCCCTCGCGGCCACGGCCTGCGGTGGCGGTTCGTCCACCGGCGGCGGGTCCAACGACTCCCCGAAGACGCTCACCTACTGGGCCTCCAACCAGGGTGCCAGCATCGAGATCGACAAGAAGGTGCTCCAGCCGGAGCTCGACAAGTTCCAGAAGCAGACCGGCATCAAGGTCAAGCTGGAGGTCGTGCCCTGGTCGGACCTGCTCAACCGGATCCTGACCGCGACCACCTCGGGCCAGGGCCCCGACGTGCTGAACATCGGCAACACCTGGAGCGCCTCGCTGCAGGCGACCGGCGCGCTGCTGCCCTGGGACGCCAAGAACTTCGACAAGATCGGCGGCAAGGACCGCTTCGTCGACTCCGCGCTCGGCTCCACGGGCGCCGAGGGCAAGGACCCGGCCGCCGTGCCGCTGTACTCCATGGCGTACGCGCTCTACTACAACAAGAAGATCTTCGCCGACGCCGGCATCGCCAAGCCCCCGGCCACCTGGGACGAACTGATCGCCGACGGCAAGAAGATATCGGCGAAGGGCAAGTCGGTCCTCGGCGCCGAGGGCGGCAACGTCTCGGAGAACATCCACCACGTCTTCGTCTTCGCCAAGCAGCACGGCGCCGACTTCTTCACCGCCGACGGCAAGCCCAACTTCACCGACGACAACGTCGTGGCCGCGGTCAAGCAGTACGTCGACCTGATGGCCAAGGACAAGGTCATCCCGACCGGTGACGCCGAGTACGCGCAGAACCAGTCCGTCAGCGACTTCGCCAAGGGCAAGCAGGCCATGCTGCTGTGGCAGTCGGCCTCCTCCAACCTCAAGTCGCAGGGCATGAGCGACAGCGACTACGGTATCGCCCCGGTGCCCGTGCAGTCCGGCACCCCCGGCACCGGCACCCAGGTCAACTCGGCGGTCATGGGCATCAACATGGCCGTCTTCAAGAACACCAAGAACCTCGACGGCGCCACCAAGTTCGTGAAGTTCATGACCAGCGACGCCGAACAGAAGATCCTCAACACCGCCTACACCTCCATCCCGCCGGTCAAGTCCGTCCAGGCGGAAGCGACCTTCAGCACCCCGGCCAACGCCGTCCTGAAGGACACCCTCGCCACCAGCGCCGCGGCGCTGCCCCAGGTGGCGGCGGAGTCGCAGTTCGAGACCACCGTCGGTACGGCCGTGAAGAACCTGTTCGCCGACGCCGCCGCCGGCCGCACCATCACCACCGACACCGTCAAGGCCGAGCTGGAGAAGGCCCAGCAGCAGATGCCGGCGGCCTGA